The Rouxiella sp. WC2420 region CACCCACGCATTTACGACAGCGATTTAATCCTCGGTCTGGAACACGAACCTCGCCACGTTATTATTTACGGGGCCGGCGTAATTGGCTGTGAGTATGCTTCGATTTTCCGCGGACTGAATGTAAAAGTCGATCTGATCAACACCCGCGACCGATTGCTGGCGTTCCTTGATCAGGAAATGTCAGACGCACTCTCTTATCACTTCTGGAATAACGGCGTTGTTATTCGCCACAATGAAGAGTTTGAGAGGATTGAAGGCGTTGATGACGGCGTCATTATGCACCTGAAATCTGGCAAGAAAATTAAAGCCGATGCTCTGCTGTACGCCAATGGTCGCACCGGTAATACGGATTCGCTGAAACTTGAAAATACCGGTCTTGAAGCAGACAGTCGCGGATTGCTGAAAGTTAACAGCATGTACCAGACTGCTCAGCCGCATATTTATGCGGTCGGCGACGTTGTCGGTTATCCGAGTCTGGCGTCTGCTGCCTATGATCAGGGCCGCATTGCTGCCCAGGCGATCGTCCAGGGCGAGACCAGAGTGCATCTGATTGAAAATATTCCTAGCGGTATTTATACCATTCCGGAAATCAGTTCCGTGGGTAAAACCGAGCAGGAATTAACCGCGATGAAAGTGCCATATGAAGTGGGCCGCGCGCAGTTCAAACACCTCGCGCGTGCGCAAATCGTTGGTATGAACGTCGGGAGTCTCAAGCTGCTGTTCCACAGAGATACCAAGCAAATACTCGGTATTCACTGCTTTGGTGAACGCGCAGCTGAGATTATTCATATCGGACAAGCCATTATGGAACAGGAAGGGGCAGGAAATACGATTGAGTATTTCGTTAACACTACCTTTAACTATCCAACAATGGCTGAGGCCTATCGCGTTGCGGCACTAAACGGCTTAAACCGCCTTTTTTAACGCTAACGCGTCCATGTAAGGTTGCATGTGCTGTTTAATGGCTTCGGCCAACTGTTCATAGCGACCGCGCAGTGGGGAACCGGGGCGATACACCAGAGCAATGGTGCGCTTCGGTTCCGGCTTGTCACATTTCAAATAAGTCACACCGTCGCGGCTACGCTCGTGTGGCACGGCAAGTGATGGCAGCAGAGTAATCCCGCTTCCGGCTGCGACCATATTCCGCAAGGTTTCAAGACTGGTGGCACGGAAATGAGTGTCTTCGTCTGCCCCTGCCTGGAAGCAAAAACCTAACGCCTGATCGCGCAGGCAGTGACCGTCTTCCAGCATCAACAATTTCTCACCCGAAAGATCCGCCATTGCTACTCTGTCGCGCGATGCCCAGGCGTGATCGTCATAGATTGCCAGCTTCATTGGCTCATCAAACAACGGCACCTCAATAAAGGCTTCGCTTTCTTTTACCAGCGCCAGAATCGCACAGTCGAGTTTGCCGCTGTCGAGCTGCGCCAGAAGTTGCTGGGTCTGTGCTTCATGCAGATACATTTCCAGCTTCGGAAAAGTTTTATGCAGCGACGGAATAATCTGCGGCAGCAAATAAGGCCCCACGGTTGGGATCAGCCCAATATGCAACGGGCCGGACATCGCCTCCCCCTGCTGGCTAGCCATCTCTTTTAAAACCTTTACTTCGCGCAATACTGTACGTGCCTGATCTACCAGCAATAAACCCGCCTGTGTGAACAGTACTTTGCGGCTGGTTCTCTCCAGCAGCATAACGCCCAACTCATCTTCGAGTTTGCGGATTTGACCGCTCAGCGTTGGCTGGCTGACGTGGCAAGAATCGGCAGCGCGGCGAAAATGCCGGAACTCGGCCAGCGCAACCAGATACTCTAAATCACGGATGTTCATAAATTCTCCCTTAACGACTCGCAAAGGCGATAGTCAGTAGCGATAGATAAGATAGCAATCAACGATTATATCTATCAAGACTATTCGTTAATAATGTCTTCCATCGAAAGGCAACGTCGAAAAAAATTTTATTACTCACCACAAAATAAGTGATTTAAGAGGTTATGCATGTTTTCAAGCCGTGAAGGAAAAACCGTACCACAAGTCACGTTCCACACTCGTCAGGGCGATCAGTGGATTGATACCACCAGCGATGACCTGTTTAAAAATAAAACTGTGATCCTGTTTTCTCTGCCGGGCGCGTTTACACCAACCTGCTCCTCGAGCCATTTGCCACGTTACAACGAGCTGTCGAGCGTATTCCGTCAGCACGGTGTTGACAGCATTCTCTGCGTGTCTGTGAATGACACTTTTGTAATGAATGCCTGGAAAGCCGAGCAAAATGCCTCAAACATTACCTTTATTCCAGACGGTAATGGTGAGTTCACCAAAGGCATGGACATGCTGGTCGAAAAAGCCGATTTGGGCTTCGGTCCGCGTTCTTGGCGCTACTCCATGCTGGTCCGTAACGGCGTGGTAGAGAAAATGTTCGTTGAACCAAACAAGCCGGGCGACCCGTTTGAAGTGTCTGATGCAGACACTATGCTCAAATATCTGGCCCCAGAGTATAAAGTGCAGGAATCGGTCTCGGTATTCACCAAACCAGGCTGTCCTTTCTGCAGTAAAGCGAAGCAAATGCTGCAAGAACGCGGTATTCAGTACGAAGAAGTGGTACTTGGAAAAGATGCAACAACTGTGAGTCTGCGTGCGGTCAGTGGTCGTGCAACAGTTCCACAAGTGTTCATCGGTGGTCGCCACATCGGGGGAAGCGACGATCTGGAACAGTACTTCGCAGCCTGATTTGTATCGGGGCTAATAAGTATCAGAACGTCTTATTAGAAAGAAAGCAGTCTATGAAGGTTTGGCGGGCCGTAAGGCCCGCTTTTTTATGTCTGCTATTTAGCAGCAATCAGGCGAAAAGCTATTAAGCCAGACGCGATTTGGCTTCACGGATAGCCAGCGCAACTTGCTCAGGCGCAACACCGCCTTTGGCATTGCGCTTGTCGAGACAAGATTGCAGCGCAAGAATCGGATAAACGTCATCGCCAATAATACTGCTAAATTTCTGCAAATCGGCCAGCGGTAAGGCCTCCAGCGCTTTACCCTGACGGATTGCCTCGACCACTGCCTCACCGACAATGTGGTGCGCTTCACGGAACGGCACACCCTTGGCAACTAAATAGTCAGCCAACTCGGTAGAGTTTGCGTAGCCTTGCTCAGCCGCTTCTTTGCAGCGCGGGCGTTTTACCTGAATACCATCGAGGACCAATGCCGCCATTTGCAAGCAGTCCATCCAGGTATCAAGCGCATCAAACAACCCTTCCTTGTCTTCCTGCATGTCTTTGTTATAAGCCAGCGGCAAGCCTTTAAGGGTCATCATCATCCCGGTTAACGCACCCTGCACGCGACCACATTTGCCGCGGATAAGCTCAAGCGCATCCGGATTTTTCTTCTGCGGCATGAGTGAAGAGCCAGACGTCACGCGGTCAGAAAGGTCAACGAAGCCCGCTTCACCAGTGTTAAAGAAGATTAGATCTTCCGCAAAACGTGAAAGGTGAACCATGCTGATTGATGCGTTAGACAGTAATTCAAGAATGTGGTCACGATCTGAAACGCTGTCGAGGCTGTTACGCGTTGCCGAAGCAAAGCCCAACCAGCCAGCAAGCTGTTCACGATCGATCGGATATGCCGTGCCTGCCAATGCGCCGCTACCCAAAGGGCTGACGTCAAGACGGTTAAGGGTATCCTGCAAACGGCTCTCGTCACGAGCCAACATTTCTACATAAGCCAAACACCAGTGGGCAAAAGTCACCGGCTGCGCGCGTTGCAGGTGAGTATAACCAGGCATCACGGCGTCTTGATTAGCCTCGGCAGTTTCTACCAGCGCATGTTGCAGCTGCTTAACGGCGAGTTGCAGTTCAACCACCTGGGTTTTACACCACAGTTTGATATCAGTTGCGACCTGATCGTTACGGCTACGGCCAGTATGTAATTTCTTGCCGAGATTGCCGACTTTGTCGATCAGCTTCAGCTCAACCCAGCTATGAATATCTTCGGCATCGCTTTCAAGGATAGCGCGAGGATTGGCACGCACCTCTTCCAACAGCACGTTCAACGCGCCTTCCAGCTCTAGCTGTTCGTCTGCGGTCAGTACATTAACGGTGACCAGCGCTTTTGACCAGGCAACCGAGCCCACGATATCCTGCTCTGCCAATCGATAGTCAAACCGCAGTGAGTCATTCAGTTCTTTGAAACGCTGATCTGCTGCCTGACTAAAGCGTCCGCCCCATAATGCCATGATAATGCTCCTGACTTTGCTTGCTGTAGAAGTGAAATTTGAAGTGATGTTTCAGGCGTGCGAGATGCCCCGCACGCCTGATGTAACCGAAGTAAACTGAGACTTACTTTTTAGCAGCGTTCAGTGCACGGATACGTGAAGAGAGTGAGAACAGACGAATGAAACCACCAGCGTGGCTGTGGTCATACACTTCGTCTTCGCCGAAGGTCGCAAACTCTTCAGAATACATGCTGTTCGGCGATTTTTTCTGGATAGCAGTAGCAGTGCCTTTGTAAAGTTTCACAACAACTTCACCGTTAACGTCCTGCGCCAGAGAATCGGCAGCTGCCTGAATTGACTCACGCAGAGGAGCGAACCAGCGACCGTCGTAGACCACGTAAGACATTTCCTGGCCGAGCTGCTCACGCCATTTGAAGCTGTCACGGTCCAGAACCAGCTGCTCAACGCCACGCAGCGCAGCCATCATGATGGTGCCGCCCGGGGTTTCGTAGCAGCCGCGAGACTTGATACCTACCAAACGGTTTTCAACGATATCGATACGACCAACGCCGTGTTTCACACCCAGGACGTTCAGCGCTTCGAGACAACCAAACGGGGTCAGATCTTTGCCGTTAACGGCAACAACTTCGCCTTTTTCAACTTTCAAGGTGACCAGTTCTGCTTCGTCTGGTGCATCTTCAGGAGCCACGGTCCAGGCCCAGCAATCCTTGTTAGGAGCATTCCAAGGGCTTTCCAGCACGCCACCTTCGGTAGAAATGTGCCATGCGTTTTCGTCACGGCTGTAGATTTTTTCCAGAGAAGCAGTGGTCTTGATATTACGCTCTTTCAGGTAGTCCAGCAGGGCTTCACGGGAACGCAGGTCCCACTCACGCCATGGTGCAACCACTTTCAGCTGTGGAGCCAGCGCGGTGTAGGTTGTTTCGAAACGAACCTGGTCGTTACCTTTACCGGTTGCGCCGTGGCAAACCGCGTCTGCTCCGACTTTAAGCGCCAGTTCAACCTGAGCTTTGGCGATCAATGGGCGAGCCATTGAGGTGCCCAGCAGGTAAGTCCCTTCGTATAGCGCACCGCTTTTCAGCACTGGGTAAACGTAATCCTTGATGAATTCTTCACGCAGATCAACAACGTGGCACTCAGAAGCACCGGTGTCCAACGCTTTCTGCTCGATGCCTTCCAGGTCTGCCTGGTCCTGGCCGATGTTGGCCACAAACGCCACCACTTCACAGTTACCGTAATTTTCTTTCAGCCATGGAATAATGGCCGAGGTGTCTAGACCGCCCGAGTAAGCCAGAACGATTTTGCTGATGCCTTGAGTTGCTGCCATGATAATTTCCTTAAAAATATCTGATTTCGCGACGTTTTTTTACGCCGCGCTTTAATAATAAAACTCTTAAAACCTGGTTACGCCAATATACGGGTGCCGATGGCTTCACCATTGAACAGAGCCGGCAGTTTTTCTGCGTCACGCCAGCTGGCGATATCGACCGGACGACCCAAAGTGCGCGCGGCGTCTAAAGCGGCATTCACTTTGACGATCATGCCATCGGTAATGATGCCTTGCTCAATCATCTCTTCTGCTCTTGCTGCGGTCATTTCCGGGACACGCTGACGGTCACCATCGAGGATACCGCTGACGTCGGACAGCAGAATCAAATCTGCGCCCAGCGTTGCAGCCAGAGCGGTCGCTGCCTGGTCGGCATTGACATTCATCAGCACGCCCTCGGCTGTGATACCGATAGAACTGACGATTGGCAAATAACCCGCTGTTGTCAGTGTGTTGATCAGTTTAGGGGAACCGGCTTCGGCCTTACCCACAAAGCCCAGCTCTTCATCAAGCTGAGTTACGCTAACTGAACCACCGTCGGCCAGAGACAGGCCCACTGCGCTAATATCGTTTTTAACCGCCCAGGACAGCAGCGTTTTGTTGGCGCTGCCCGCCAGTGCTCCGGTAATGATATCAATCTGGTCGGCAGGCGTAACGCGCAGTCCAGACTTCTTAACCACCGGCAAGTTGAGACGTTTCATCAGGTCATCAACCAAATAGCCACCGCCGTGAACGATCACCAGTGGACGCTGATACTCTTTACGATAAGCAACCAGCGCCGCGAACAGGCGATCCAGCGCCTCTTCGTTGTCCAGTAACACGCCGCCTAGTTTGATGATCAATGGATTCATTCGTATGCCACCTTGCTTCAACACCAGCGACTTCTGGAATCACTGGGTATTTAATTTAACACCCCTGAGCGGACGAATAAACGTTCAAAACAAGGTGTTTTATAAAATTAACAATCAGTTAGCTTTTAAACTAATTGCCTTAAATTTCAGATTATTACACCAGCGAGGTAGTTTCCGGGAAACCAAAGCGCAGGTTCAGACACTGTACTGCCTGAGCCGATGCGCCTTTCAACAGGTTGTCTTCAACCGCCACGATGATGACGTGCTCACCCTGCACAGCAAAACCGATATCACAGAACGGCAGGCCAACTACGTTTTTCAGCGCTGGCATGCCTTTGTCATACAGACGAACCAGCGGCTTGTTGTCGTAGGCACTGTGAAACGCTTTGGCAACTTGCTCTGCGCTGACGCCTGGCTTCAGACGGCAGGTAATGGTAGCCAGAATACCGCGCGGGAAACTGCCCAGATGCGGGGTGAAAATGACCGGCGTACCCAAGTGGGTCGAGATTTCAGGATGGTGGCGATGGTTGAATACGCCGTAAGCATGCAGGCTCACTTCACAAAAGCTGGTGCCGAGGCTGGCTTTACGCCCTGCTCCGCTCACGCCGCTTGTCGCATTGATTACCGGCCATTGGTCCTGATTCAGTAACTCTTTTTCCAGCAGCGGTTTAATAGCCAGCTGGGCCGCCGTTGGGTAGCATCCTGGAACCGCAATCAGCTGCGCGTCTTTCAGTTTATCTGCCTGCCATTCGGCCAGACCGTAAACGGCTTTATCAAGCCAGTCCTGATGCTGATGCTCAAAACCATAGAATTGGGTGTAGAAAGCCGGATCATTGACGCGAAACGCACCAGACAGGTCGAATACGGTGCATCCCAGTGCCAGAAACTGCGGGGCCAAATCATGGCTGACTTCATGTGCCGTCGCTAAAAAAACGACATCGACGCCTTTGGCTGCTTCAGCCACATTTTCCAATGGCAAAACAGGCAGATCGACAATGCCTTTTAACTGCGGGTGCAGATCGGAAAGTAATTTTCCTGCATCTGCACTTTGCGCTGAAACCGTTAAACCGGTTATGTTCATATGTGGGTGACGATTCAGATAGAGCGCAAGTTCAGCTCCAGCATAACCGGTGGCACCAACAATCAGCGTATTCAACATGGGCTCAGTTCACCTTCTTTTTCAAAAATAGAGGGCTCACTGCGTTTTTTACGCCAGAAGCCCGCGAAATTCAGCACGTTCGTTGCATTAATACTAACTCAGAAACCCGTCTGATTTTAGTGTTTCCTTACGAACCCGCTTAATGTATTTTTATTCACATTAAATGCATGAATATTTATATTACCCTAACCAAAGGCTGTCAACAGTGAAGATGAAATTACCTCCATTTATTGAGCTATACCGTGCGTTAATTGCCACGCCTTCGATCAG contains the following coding sequences:
- the argB gene encoding acetylglutamate kinase, producing MNPLIIKLGGVLLDNEEALDRLFAALVAYRKEYQRPLVIVHGGGYLVDDLMKRLNLPVVKKSGLRVTPADQIDIITGALAGSANKTLLSWAVKNDISAVGLSLADGGSVSVTQLDEELGFVGKAEAGSPKLINTLTTAGYLPIVSSIGITAEGVLMNVNADQAATALAATLGADLILLSDVSGILDGDRQRVPEMTAARAEEMIEQGIITDGMIVKVNAALDAARTLGRPVDIASWRDAEKLPALFNGEAIGTRILA
- the sthA gene encoding Si-specific NAD(P)(+) transhydrogenase, with protein sequence MSQNYHFDAIIIGSGPGGEGAAMGLVKQGSRVAVIERYNNVGGGCTHWGTIPSKALRHAVSRIIEFNQNPLYSDGSRAMSSTFPQILRHADTVINQQTRMRESFYERNQCKLFAGDASFVDANTISVTYADGSQDFVTAEHIIIACGSRPYRPADVDFTHPRIYDSDLILGLEHEPRHVIIYGAGVIGCEYASIFRGLNVKVDLINTRDRLLAFLDQEMSDALSYHFWNNGVVIRHNEEFERIEGVDDGVIMHLKSGKKIKADALLYANGRTGNTDSLKLENTGLEADSRGLLKVNSMYQTAQPHIYAVGDVVGYPSLASAAYDQGRIAAQAIVQGETRVHLIENIPSGIYTIPEISSVGKTEQELTAMKVPYEVGRAQFKHLARAQIVGMNVGSLKLLFHRDTKQILGIHCFGERAAEIIHIGQAIMEQEGAGNTIEYFVNTTFNYPTMAEAYRVAALNGLNRLF
- the oxyR gene encoding DNA-binding transcriptional regulator OxyR, which codes for MNIRDLEYLVALAEFRHFRRAADSCHVSQPTLSGQIRKLEDELGVMLLERTSRKVLFTQAGLLLVDQARTVLREVKVLKEMASQQGEAMSGPLHIGLIPTVGPYLLPQIIPSLHKTFPKLEMYLHEAQTQQLLAQLDSGKLDCAILALVKESEAFIEVPLFDEPMKLAIYDDHAWASRDRVAMADLSGEKLLMLEDGHCLRDQALGFCFQAGADEDTHFRATSLETLRNMVAAGSGITLLPSLAVPHERSRDGVTYLKCDKPEPKRTIALVYRPGSPLRGRYEQLAEAIKQHMQPYMDALALKKAV
- a CDS encoding argininosuccinate synthase: MAATQGISKIVLAYSGGLDTSAIIPWLKENYGNCEVVAFVANIGQDQADLEGIEQKALDTGASECHVVDLREEFIKDYVYPVLKSGALYEGTYLLGTSMARPLIAKAQVELALKVGADAVCHGATGKGNDQVRFETTYTALAPQLKVVAPWREWDLRSREALLDYLKERNIKTTASLEKIYSRDENAWHISTEGGVLESPWNAPNKDCWAWTVAPEDAPDEAELVTLKVEKGEVVAVNGKDLTPFGCLEALNVLGVKHGVGRIDIVENRLVGIKSRGCYETPGGTIMMAALRGVEQLVLDRDSFKWREQLGQEMSYVVYDGRWFAPLRESIQAAADSLAQDVNGEVVVKLYKGTATAIQKKSPNSMYSEEFATFGEDEVYDHSHAGGFIRLFSLSSRIRALNAAKK
- the argH gene encoding argininosuccinate lyase, with protein sequence MALWGGRFSQAADQRFKELNDSLRFDYRLAEQDIVGSVAWSKALVTVNVLTADEQLELEGALNVLLEEVRANPRAILESDAEDIHSWVELKLIDKVGNLGKKLHTGRSRNDQVATDIKLWCKTQVVELQLAVKQLQHALVETAEANQDAVMPGYTHLQRAQPVTFAHWCLAYVEMLARDESRLQDTLNRLDVSPLGSGALAGTAYPIDREQLAGWLGFASATRNSLDSVSDRDHILELLSNASISMVHLSRFAEDLIFFNTGEAGFVDLSDRVTSGSSLMPQKKNPDALELIRGKCGRVQGALTGMMMTLKGLPLAYNKDMQEDKEGLFDALDTWMDCLQMAALVLDGIQVKRPRCKEAAEQGYANSTELADYLVAKGVPFREAHHIVGEAVVEAIRQGKALEALPLADLQKFSSIIGDDVYPILALQSCLDKRNAKGGVAPEQVALAIREAKSRLA
- the argC gene encoding N-acetyl-gamma-glutamyl-phosphate reductase; this encodes MLNTLIVGATGYAGAELALYLNRHPHMNITGLTVSAQSADAGKLLSDLHPQLKGIVDLPVLPLENVAEAAKGVDVVFLATAHEVSHDLAPQFLALGCTVFDLSGAFRVNDPAFYTQFYGFEHQHQDWLDKAVYGLAEWQADKLKDAQLIAVPGCYPTAAQLAIKPLLEKELLNQDQWPVINATSGVSGAGRKASLGTSFCEVSLHAYGVFNHRHHPEISTHLGTPVIFTPHLGSFPRGILATITCRLKPGVSAEQVAKAFHSAYDNKPLVRLYDKGMPALKNVVGLPFCDIGFAVQGEHVIIVAVEDNLLKGASAQAVQCLNLRFGFPETTSLV
- a CDS encoding glutathione peroxidase, giving the protein MFSSREGKTVPQVTFHTRQGDQWIDTTSDDLFKNKTVILFSLPGAFTPTCSSSHLPRYNELSSVFRQHGVDSILCVSVNDTFVMNAWKAEQNASNITFIPDGNGEFTKGMDMLVEKADLGFGPRSWRYSMLVRNGVVEKMFVEPNKPGDPFEVSDADTMLKYLAPEYKVQESVSVFTKPGCPFCSKAKQMLQERGIQYEEVVLGKDATTVSLRAVSGRATVPQVFIGGRHIGGSDDLEQYFAA